One genomic segment of Pedobacter endophyticus includes these proteins:
- a CDS encoding PorP/SprF family type IX secretion system membrane protein, translated as MKLLSALKIYIAVIVLVLLTARSFAQTDPHFSQYYAYPLWLNPALTGVIDGDYRGSVNFKQQWSSLNSPFVTGGASFDLAPKKNFAFGATVLNQRAGELDFNYLTALVSGSYRLRFGAEGLQMVSFGLQAGIINRSFDFSQARFGDQFNPLSGYDGSMMSGETLSSQSSLMPDVNAGIMFFDGDPNRIANVFAGASVSHLTRPKDHFTGMASRLPMRFTAHGGARIRASDLLDIVPNGLYMTQGNTQEISIGTYAQLNVNQNSSFLFGGNYRVKDAAIAFVGLQLRNMVFGLSYDVNTSSFNRASNSNGGLELSISLIGRNGIIGPNFFCPRL; from the coding sequence ATGAAATTACTATCGGCTTTAAAAATATATATCGCAGTAATCGTACTTGTGTTGTTAACGGCAAGGTCATTTGCACAAACCGATCCGCATTTCTCTCAATACTATGCCTACCCGCTGTGGCTAAACCCCGCGCTAACAGGTGTAATTGATGGCGACTACCGCGGGTCGGTAAACTTTAAACAACAATGGAGCTCATTAAACAGCCCCTTTGTAACCGGGGGCGCTTCATTCGATTTAGCGCCAAAAAAGAACTTCGCTTTTGGCGCAACCGTACTCAACCAGCGGGCAGGGGAGTTAGATTTTAACTACCTCACCGCCTTGGTGTCTGGTTCCTATCGTTTGCGGTTTGGCGCAGAAGGTTTGCAAATGGTGAGTTTCGGTTTGCAGGCAGGCATTATCAACCGGAGTTTCGATTTTTCTCAGGCACGCTTTGGCGATCAGTTTAATCCCCTTTCCGGTTACGATGGTAGCATGATGAGTGGCGAGACTTTATCTTCACAATCATCCTTAATGCCCGATGTAAACGCAGGCATTATGTTTTTCGATGGAGACCCCAATCGCATTGCCAATGTGTTTGCCGGAGCCAGCGTATCGCATTTAACCCGCCCTAAAGATCATTTTACAGGAATGGCCTCCCGGCTTCCAATGCGCTTTACCGCCCACGGAGGCGCCCGAATCCGTGCATCAGATTTGTTGGATATTGTGCCGAACGGTTTGTACATGACCCAGGGAAACACCCAGGAGATTTCTATTGGTACTTACGCACAGCTGAATGTTAACCAAAACTCAAGCTTCCTTTTCGGCGGCAATTACCGCGTAAAAGATGCTGCCATTGCTTTTGTTGGTTTGCAGCTCCGCAATATGGTGTTCGGTTTAAGCTACGATGTAAATACCTCCAGCTTTAATCGCGCTTCTAACAGTAATGGTGGGTTAGAATTGTCTATATCGTTAATTGGTCGCAACGGAATTATCGGGCCAAACTTTTTCTGTCCACGTTTATAA
- a CDS encoding OmpA family protein, producing the protein MKKILAIFLLAFGSFAQAQYVVNYKRVADTYFENQDYYAAATFYKKALKITGDSTHAVLPYGKDRKSSSDEKTIEDYEGSIFKLAEASRLYRDFTEAEKYYSIAITFTNTRFRKALFYYAKSLNANRKFTQAITAYEQYIQKNPGDPLAGDAKKEIASCKFAIDEMRFPRMVRVKKLPNDLNGLGSNYAPVKINNEFYFTSSRPIAVAGKKDIVKTETGEVQVSTKSNPFINNIYSAKSDFAAGNDVSVKMMNIKLPKDVEVAATTFTPDGNTTYFTVWHEKSNYAIYTAKKTGDSWSDPQPLGLEVNSKDFNASQPFVTGDGKYLLFSSDRPGGYGKFDIWFCTLRDDGSLGQPVNLGNTINTEDDERAPYYNVNTKKLLFSTDGRVGLGGFDFFEAEGDLITWATPKNLGYPFNSSKDDIYFTAIDALGNRGYISSDRESTCCMELFEVKKEAFNVNGILTDCKTKMPLPEANVMLANAEGQQKLVTGPNGKYSFKVDSKRPVKLTFAKDNYFAITKNYAYEELAKADTLITKDYCLSPFKLGIPIALDNIYYEFDSADLTEPSKQVLDFLVPIMEDNPQMEIELGSHTDNLGTDEYNLDLSNRRAQSCVTYLVSKGIAASRLTFKGYGESMPLAPNTIGKGKKQKDNPAGRAKNRRTEFKVTKK; encoded by the coding sequence ATGAAAAAAATACTAGCCATTTTTCTACTAGCCTTTGGCAGCTTTGCCCAAGCCCAATATGTGGTCAATTACAAGCGGGTTGCCGATACTTATTTCGAAAATCAGGATTATTATGCTGCTGCTACCTTTTATAAAAAGGCATTAAAAATTACAGGCGATAGCACACACGCGGTTTTACCTTACGGGAAGGATAGAAAATCGAGTTCAGATGAGAAAACTATTGAAGATTACGAAGGCTCGATTTTTAAACTTGCCGAAGCCAGCCGCTTATATCGTGATTTTACCGAAGCCGAAAAGTATTACAGCATTGCCATAACCTTTACCAACACCCGGTTTAGAAAAGCACTGTTTTATTATGCAAAATCGTTAAATGCAAACCGAAAGTTTACACAAGCCATTACCGCGTACGAGCAGTACATTCAAAAAAATCCCGGTGACCCGCTTGCCGGCGATGCCAAAAAGGAAATTGCATCATGTAAGTTTGCTATCGACGAAATGCGTTTCCCGCGGATGGTTCGGGTAAAAAAGCTGCCTAACGACCTTAACGGACTGGGATCTAACTATGCGCCCGTTAAAATTAATAACGAATTTTATTTCACTTCCTCGCGGCCAATTGCAGTAGCAGGAAAGAAAGACATCGTTAAAACCGAAACGGGCGAGGTGCAGGTGTCAACCAAATCCAATCCATTTATCAACAACATCTATTCGGCCAAAAGCGACTTTGCTGCGGGTAACGATGTGTCGGTAAAAATGATGAACATTAAGCTGCCCAAAGATGTTGAAGTTGCCGCAACCACATTTACGCCTGATGGGAACACTACTTATTTTACCGTTTGGCACGAGAAAAGTAATTATGCCATTTATACCGCGAAGAAAACGGGCGATAGTTGGAGCGACCCGCAACCGCTGGGGCTTGAGGTAAATAGCAAAGATTTTAATGCTTCGCAGCCTTTTGTAACCGGCGATGGAAAATATCTGTTGTTTTCGTCTGACAGGCCCGGAGGTTATGGAAAGTTCGACATCTGGTTTTGTACCCTTCGTGATGATGGATCGCTGGGCCAGCCCGTAAACCTTGGCAATACCATTAACACCGAAGATGATGAGCGGGCACCTTATTATAATGTAAATACGAAGAAGTTACTTTTTAGCACCGACGGGCGGGTGGGCCTTGGCGGATTCGACTTTTTTGAAGCCGAAGGCGACCTGATTACCTGGGCAACGCCCAAAAACCTGGGCTATCCGTTTAACTCATCCAAAGATGATATTTATTTCACCGCCATTGATGCGCTCGGCAATAGAGGCTACATCAGTTCCGATCGCGAATCGACCTGCTGTATGGAGCTTTTTGAGGTAAAGAAAGAAGCTTTCAACGTAAACGGAATTTTAACAGATTGTAAAACGAAAATGCCATTGCCAGAAGCCAATGTGATGCTTGCAAATGCCGAAGGACAACAGAAACTGGTAACAGGCCCCAATGGAAAATATAGTTTCAAGGTAGATTCTAAGCGACCCGTTAAGCTCACTTTTGCAAAGGATAACTATTTCGCCATTACCAAAAATTATGCTTACGAGGAGCTTGCCAAGGCCGATACCTTAATTACTAAAGATTATTGTTTGAGTCCTTTTAAGCTCGGCATCCCAATTGCGCTCGATAATATTTATTATGAGTTTGATAGCGCCGATTTAACAGAACCATCAAAGCAAGTGCTCGATTTTCTGGTTCCGATTATGGAAGATAATCCGCAAATGGAAATTGAACTGGGCTCGCACACCGATAATTTAGGAACAGACGAGTATAACCTCGATCTCTCGAACCGAAGGGCACAATCGTGCGTAACGTACTTAGTGAGTAAAGGCATTGCGGCATCGAGGCTAACGTTTAAAGGCTATGGCGAATCGATGCCCCTTGCGCCCAATACCATTGGTAAAGGCAAAAAACAAAAAGACAACCCTGCAGGCCGGGCCAAAAACAGGCGTACCGAATTTAAGGTTACCAAAAAATAA